In the Gorilla gorilla gorilla isolate KB3781 chromosome 1, NHGRI_mGorGor1-v2.1_pri, whole genome shotgun sequence genome, CAGCTAATACACAATATGGACATCTCCCTCCAGGGCAGCGGGAAGAGAGTGGCTCCCTGTGCAGTGAAGCTGACATCCACCAACTAAGGCTTCTGGaagcatgtggagactcacaggGAGTGGGCAGGGTCTCAGCATCTGGCTAGTGGTGAAAGACCCTGAGAAGAGGGTGCTTTCCGTGTGGATTGGCTCACTGTTCTTGCCCAGTAATGTTCCAGGCCTTTGGTTTCCACCTAGTGTGTATTAACCCACTGAACAGCCACAGAAACTAACAAGGAGTTAACAGACATCTAAAGAAGTGAAGAACTGGGGAGGCcaagccaagcgtggtggtcCACGCCTATactccctgcattttgggaggccaaggcaggagaatcacaagctcaggagttccagattagcctgggcaagacagcgaggccttgtctctactaaaaaaaagtatccaggtgtggtggctcacacacctgtagtcctagctactcaggaggctgaggtgggaggatcgcttgaacccaggaaattgaggctgcagtgaggtatgattgtgccactgcactgtagcctgagtgacaggagacctttaaaaaacaaaaacaaaaaaaaagcctgacacagtggctcacacctgtaatcccagcactttggtaggcctacTTGCATGAATCacccaaagtcaggagtttgagaccagcctgaccaacatagtgaggaaaccctgtctctactaaacatacacagattagctgggcatggtggtgcatgcttgtaatcccagctacttgggaggctgaggcaggagaatcatttaaaccccaggtggaggttgcagtcaactgagatggcaccattgcacactaaactccagcctgggcaacaagagtgaaactctgtctcaaataaaagaatGGGAAGAAACTGATTACAATAACCAAATTTCATTTAAATGCCTTGATTTTCTTGGGCTGTGTCTTATTGATTGGACAACTCAGTCActgccttttgttttttccatcAATAACTGAAGATTCCTGAGGCTTAAACTGGAAAACAGGTTACTTAATAATAGAGGGCACCAGACAGATTCTGCtcagttttcctttatttctgattGTTTCTTTACAACCATCCATGCAAGAGTAACTCCCTCATGTATTCTCAAGCCTGAATTCCACTCTAGACATTCAGATTCCCATTTTCGACTCTACAGGACACAGGTCCCCAAAGTCCCATCGAATCCATGGCAACATTTCCCCCAAGTCCGGCCCCTGCTTGATCAGCTTTGCTTTCCCACTTTCAGAGCCTATGTGTGAAATGATGGGTTCCGTGCTCCGTTTAGGATGTACCTAAGACCTAGGCTTTTGTTTCCAAGTGTCCAGAAGAAAGCGTTTGACATATCCATCGAAATAGGCAGGCATTCAACAGCAGTATTGATCTGCCTCCAGGTCATAAAATGACCTGTTGCCACAGTCAGGGCAGTAGTCAGTACAGAAAAAGATCCTGTTGGGGTGCCTTAAGTCCCTCACTCTCTTCATCAGCTCAGCCCTAATTTGAGCAAATCTGCTCCAGCAGAGAGTACCATCAGCACCATAACTCTCCCGCGGGGCAGGATACAGCTCCACGCATAAGTTTTTGAGTATGATTGTGTGGCTCAGCAGGTTCTCCAGGGTGGCCATGGAGATGGGATTTCCACAGAAGCTGAAGGTGTTGAGCTCAAAGCAACGGCTCAGGGCAGGCAGGATGGCGTTGACTTGGGAGTCTATGATGCCACAGTCATCTAAATCCAGGTACTCAAGGGTGGCTGCAACTTTTTCTAGGAGAATTTGGAGAGGCACAAGACTGTAATTGGTCAGTCTGATGCCACTCAGGTCCAGGGTCTTTAGTTGACTGATACTCGGGCACTGGGATAGATGCTTCAAGTCTGATTCCAAAAGCACACAGTTAGTTATTGTGAGGACCTTTAACGAGGTCTTCAGAcagctggggagagagagagcaagaagttAATTCTGGGGAATCATAGGGGTGAGTGGAGGGTGGTGGGGAATGGCTCAAGGTAATGGATGGAGACCTTTTTGCCCAAGTCCAGGGTCATTCTGATGGCCTGATGGTCAACACTTCGGATGATGTGTGATGAAGAGCTTTGCCACCGAGGTCAATTCCACTTTAGACCCGGCccagtaactcacacctgtaatcccagaactttgggaggctgagactggtggattccttgagatcaggagtttgagaccagcctggtgaacatggcaaaacctcctgtctactaaaaatccaaaaattagccaggtgtggtggcgggagcctgcaattccagctacttgggaagctgaggcagaagaatcgcttgaacccaggaggtgtaggttgcagtgagcagagatcatgccactacactccagcctgggtgacagagagagactctgtattaaaaaaaaaaaaaggagaaaaaataattccatttgagGCTGAGTCATTTCACGTCATTTATAGGAATGGATCAAGTTCACAGAATCCCTAAAGCtccctttcctcatctgtcaggCAGAAAACCACATCCCTGGGCCACAGGAGCCCAGTGGAGATTCAGGCATAAAGGACAAACCCAGGCAGGATCCTGCAACATCAGCTGGGGTGGGCGGGCTGCAGGCGTCCCTGACATGCCTGTATCATCAGCAAAGCATCTATCACTTTCACCATTCTTTGTGCCTGCTCCCTGACCCTCTGTTTCAGAATCATGCATTGCCTAGGTAATTAATTTACCTGGAGCTGAAAAGAAACTTTTACAACAGGGAATTAGAGATGGGATCATTCATGTTCACCAAACTATGGGGCACAAAGCTGATTTTCTGACATGTGCAAGTCTGCTGAGCATTCCCCTCTTCAGTGCCCACTTCACTTCCCTACTTCACATCAtcttcttaaaaattatcttgttggctgggtgtggtagctctcgcctataatcccagcactttgggagtccaaggtgggtggatcacctgaagtcaggagttggagaatagcctggccaacatggtgaaaccctgtctctacttaaaatataaaaattagccaggtgtggtggctcacacctgtaatcccaggcactgaggaggctgaggcaggagaatcgcttgaacctgggaggcagaagctgctgCGAGCTGAGATGtcacaactgcactctagcctggacgatcaaagtgaaaatccatctcagaaaaaaaaagttatcttgtttgtttttacttttatttattcatttctgacAGCGGTCTTGggatgttacccagactggtcttaaactcctagactcaagcaatcctcttacctcagactcccaaagtgctaggattataggcatgggccaccgcccctggcctatTTTTCATCATCTTAACTTAGACACACTTCCTCAGGAAGAATTCAGAAAGGCACCCTCACTAGATCTGAACCACCCAGTAGCTAGCTTCCTATTATAGCAACCTCTCTATAGCATCTCCCTTGGCTGATCCCTCTGCCTCTATTGGGATGGTTGCGTGATACCCATTTCAGGACAGGGCCACCAACAGGACAATGCATGGACATTCTAGTGTCCCCTTCACTGTTACATCCTCATAGGCTGGCTCACAGTAGATGCCCACTAGCGTTTACTGTAACAGGCTCTGCTGTGGTCTGCAGAGAAAGCTCACCACCCTCCCTCACCTGAGCAGCTGGTCCAGGTGGCCTTCGAGGAAAGAAACAGAGTTCATATAAAGCTTTTGGAGGCAGCGCAGCTTGAGGAACTGAGTGGTGAACTGGGTAACAATCTCCTTCTTCTGCTCTGTGGAAACGTAGCGAGAGAAACCCATGTGGGAGAGAACGAGCTTCTGAAGATTCCTCATGTGGCCCAGGTATGGGGTAAACTGTGTCAGGATGGGCAGTTTCCACCTGCAATtcacttccacctcctggatacAGTCTAGGTTCACCATTTTGAGGATGCTTCTGATATTGCGGAAGGGGATTCCCAAAATTTTCAGCTTCTTACAGCACAGGTGTAGTAAATCTCTCCTCTGCTTGACCCATAGAAGGAGGTAGGTGAGGTATTCATCCAGAGTCCTGTTCTTGAGCCAAAGGTCTACGAACACAGTCAAGGGCTGCTGTCCTCTCATCCTTGGACAGTCCTGCACTGCTTTTTTGTTCCTGTTGGCATTGAAGAAGCACCCATGGGCCATAGCTTCAGACCAAACCATCCAGAAGTTCTCACAGACatcctgtaaatccagcacttgaAGTTTCCATCTCCTGTGGGAAAGTAGAGGTGAGACTgagaatttcagaactcatttctGAACTTAAAACTCCACATCCTGGATAGCagctcctcccctccctgcttctTGTCCCTCTCTCTGACTTTTCTTCACTCTGTTTTCCCCTTGGATCCTACCCACTtccatatttttttgtttttttttttgagaccaagtctccctctgtcgcccaggctggagtgcagtgctgtgatgtcacctcactgcaacctctgcttcccgggttcaaatgattctcctgcctcaacctcacaagtagctgggattacaggaacccaccaccatgcccagctaattttagtatttttagtagagttggggtttgccatgttggacaggctggcctccaactcttgacctcagcctcccaatgtgctgggattacactgtgagccaccttgcctggcccagtTCTCACTTTTCATGGTGCCTTTCAGTGCCATTAGAGGAGAGGTTCCTGTTACCTCCATGGACCTGGCATGGTCAGCAGTGCTTTCCCTGAGGAGCTGGTGAATGGCCAAGTCCTCTCGGCTtcctcaccaccaccatcccccCTTGGGCCTCCTCACTTCTCATGACCCAGCTGTTCCTTCGGTTGGACACCTGGGCCTTCCCCACCAGCCCACCTGGGCCACCTCACCTGGGATGAACCCCTTGGGTAAGCAGTGCATCAAGCCCATCGAGCACAGCTTGGAAGGCCTCCAGACAAGGCATCTTTATCAGAGGCCTCAGAGGGAGGCGGCGGAAGGGCCAGGCCTGCACCATCAGCTTCAGGGCCTCACAGTGTTTCCTGCTGAAGGCCTCCATGAACAGTGGGGGGAAAAGTTCTGTGGGCAGCTCCTCCAGGGTGGACATGGCCAAGGCTTGGTCCCTCAGCAGGCTCCGCCCCGCAAGCTCCAGGAGTCTGGGTGGAGTCCGGATGCTCATCTTCATGAATCTGCAGGGAAAACTTCCAGAGGACAAACCCAAGGAAAAGGCATCACTCTCAGGACAAGCCCATGCAATCTCATCTTCTCCTATAGCCAAAGTCACTGCTCTGGCAATGGTGAAAGAGCCCTCAGTTTACTCCAATTCTACTCTGTACTCAGTGGCCATTAAACCAGCATTCTGCCTCTGCTGCATCAGCATGAGTGTCTCCGAAGCAGTGAGGAAGCAGGGCCACCACTAGCCCTTCCTTTCTATCCAGTGCTCCATCCAGTGACTAGTGAGTGTGGAGGAACCTGAAAGCAAACCCCTCCTACCATTGGGGGAAATTACTAATTACTCAAGGTTCTAAAACAATGGGAATGGGAGTGTCACAAGCCTACATGCCCACATTTTCAGTTCCTACAAATAAGCTTGTTGGGAACATTCATGGGGCATCCCTAGAACAggttctatttgttttcttttcattacttaagcttgctttctctttctctctctttcttctttccttctttccctctctctctcccttctttctttcttgtcttctttcccTGCAtcccttctctcattctctctgtctttctctctctctctctctttctgacagggtcttgctctgtcacccagactggagtgtagtggtgggatctcagctcagtgcagccttgacctcccagctcaaaggattcttcctcctcagcctcccaagtagctgggaccacagttatgcatcactacacccagctcatcttttattttttgactttttgtaaagacagtggatttcgctatgttgtccaagctggtcttgagctcctagtctcaagcaatctacccctcttggcctcccaacatactgggattataggtgtaagcctgCGCCCCAGCCTTATTATTGAAAATTTCAGTGAGGAGCTTTGAAAGCTATGTGACACTGTTATGCATCATTCGCAAGATAGATGTTTCCAATGCACACCTCTTACACATATTCAAACTGAACcactttggctgggtgcagtgactcacacctgtaatctgagcattttgtgaggctgaggcaggtggatcatctgagatcaggagttcaagatgagcctggccaacatggtaaaaccctgcctctactaagacagcaaaaattagccaggtgcagtggtctgcacctgtagtccaagctactagggaggcggaggcaggaggatcacttgaacccaggaggcagaagttgcggtgagctcacattataccactgcactccagcctgggaaataggctagatttaaaagagagagagagagagagagctacaTTTGATTAGACTTCTTAATCTCTAGCCAGTTAATCCTGACTGGATTTTTGGCTTTCTTAAAGATTAACTGATCGAATTAGATATTCATGCATCAAAGTGAAAGATTTAGGGATAGGGTGAAAGTCCAGGACTCATTCACTGATTCACTCCACAAACATGGAGTTTTACTAATGTGTGTCCTTCATAGTCCTGAGTGTGAGATAGGGCAGGGTTGAATCTCTTCCTGATattagacagaaagaaagaaaacttgaaagtATCTTTGTTGAGGGATCCTTGGCcacatcaaatttctcaaaatatttcagagttaAAACAGTTTTCAAAGACAGAGATGACAGTTCCTAAGAAAACACAATAGAAATCTTCATGTATCCAGTGATCACCTGGgtggcataattttttttggtGTTGAGGGAGCTGAGTCTCACTtcgtcgcccaagctggagtgcagtggtgccatctcggctcactgttacctcagcctccaagattcaagcaattctcatgcttcagtcttccacgtagctgggactacaggcatgcacccccacacccattTCTCCATTTGGGTGGAAGAGGATGTGATTGGTTTAAAATTAAGGTCAAAGATCCTTTTAtgttaagattttgtttttgttttttggacagggtatctctcttttgcccaggctggagtacagcagtggtgtgagcatggctcactgcatcctcagtcTTCCGGgctaaagtgattctcccacaccagccacccaaatagctggggctacagatgcatgccaccatgctcggctaattaaaaaaaaaaaaatagtagaggCCAAGCACCAGTGGCTCAtggctctaatcccagcattttgggaggccaaggcaggtggatcacttgaggtcaggtgtttgagaccaacctggccagcatggtgaaaccccccctcccactaaaaatacaaaaattagccaggcatggtttcaGATGGCTGTGATACCAGCTTCTCTGgatggagactgaggcatgagaattgcttgaacctgggaggtaaaggttacagtgagttgagattgtgccactgcactccagtctgggcaacacagcgagactccatacccatcctcaaaaaaaaaacgtTGTGTAGAGGAGGGTTtttgtcttgttgcccaggttggtctcaaacccctgggctgaaatgatcctcccactttggcctcccaaagtgttggggttaaaggcatgagtcactgctcccTTCAAGAATTCTGAAATGACCTAAACCAAAGCACAATCAActtttttgaaacaaagacagAACTGTTTTTAGAGGAAAACATTCAAAGCTTCAAATTgttcacatgaaaaaaaaaaaggacaggatATAGCTCTGTGCCATCGTAGGCTGCACTGTCACCATCCCAGACCAGCTGACTGTAGGTCAGATGGGAGTGTCCTTATAGAAATTAGTGACTTACCAAATCTGGATGTAGCTTAGAAGGTGCTCAGACCTCAGGAAGAACCAGGCAGGAACTCCAGGCTTGAAGACTTTGGGTCTCTCCTGTGGGTCTTTAGAAGGTTTTATTGACCTTTCTAATCACAACTCCCACCCACGCCCCTCCACATATCCGCTGCTAGCTTCCAATCAAAAAGTGATATCTGATTGCATTTCTGAAGGTCCACCCAGTTAATCCTGATTGGGTTTTTGGCTCTCCCCAGATTAATGGATTGAATCAGATGTCCATTCATATCACATATCTATATTCAGTTCATGAAGCAAGAAATTGACAGTGTTAGGGATAGGGTAGAAGTCAAGAACACATTCATTCAAGTCCAGGTGAGgttgctcactcctgtaatctcagcactttgggaggcagaggcaggtggattatctgaggtcaggagtttgagaccagcctggccaacatggtaagaccctacctctaataaaattacaaaaattagccaggtgcggtggtctgtgcctatagtccaagctactagggaggctgaggcaggaggatcgcttgaacccaggaggcagaggttgcagtgagttgacaatacaccgctgcactccagcctgggaaataggctagattcaaaaaaaaaaaaaaaaaaagaaaaaagagagaaaaagagagaactaCATTTGTACATTTGATTCGACTTCTTAAACTCTACCCAGTTAATCCTGATTGGATTTTTGGCTTTCTCCCAGATTTACTGATCGAGTTAGATATTCATCCATCGAAGTGAAAGAATTAGGGATAGGGTGAAAGTCCAGGGCTCATTCACTGATTCCCTCCATAAACATGGAGTTTTACTAATATGTGTCTTTCAAAGTCCTGAGTGTGAGATAGGGAAGGGTTGAATCTCTTCCTGAcattagacaaaagaaaaaacttgaaagTATCTTTGTTGAGGGATCCTTGGCCACAtcaaatttatcaaatatttcagAGTTAAAACGTTTTACAAAGACAGAGATGACAGTCCCCAAGAAAACACAATAGAAATCTTCATGTATCCAGTGATCACCTGGGTGGTATAATCTAATTTTTTTGGTGTGGGTGAAGCTGAGTCTCACTTTGtgccccatgctggagtgcagtggcgccatctcagctcattgtaacctccgcctctgagattcaagcaattctcatgcttcagccttccacgtagctgggattacaggcatgcacccccacacccataTCTCCATTCAGGTGGAAGAATTACCGAGAGGATGTGATTGGTTTAAAATTAAGGTCAAAGATCTTTTTTCgttaagattttgtttttgttttttggacagggcttctctcttttgcccaggctggagtacagcagtggtgtgagcatggctcactgcagcctcaatcttctgggctcaagtgattctcccacaccagccacccaaatagctgggtctacagatgcatgccaccatgctcggctaattaaaaaaaaaaaaaagtagaggccGAGCACCAGTGGCTCAcggctctaatcccagcattttgggaggccaaggcaggtggatcacttgaggtcaggtgttggagaccaacctggccagcatggtgaaaccccccctctactaaaaatacaaaaattagccaggcatggtggcagatggcTGACACCAGCTTCTGAGgatggagactgaggcatgagaattgcttgaacctggaaggtaaaggttacagtgagttgagatggtaccactgcactccagtctgggcaacacagtgagactccatccccgtCCTCACAAAAAAAATAACGTTGTGTAGAGGAGGGTTTctgtcatgttgtccaggttggtctcaaacccctgggctgaaatgatcctcccactttggcctcccaaagtgttggggttaaaggcatgagtcactgctcccTTCAAGAATTTTGAAATGACATCAACCAAACAACAatcaactttttttaaataaagacagagctgcatttagaggaaaaaattcaagctttaaattgttcatataaaaaaaaaaagacaggatacACTTCTGTGCCATCGTAGGCTGCCATGTCAACATCCCAGAGCAGCTGACTGTAGGTCAGATGGGAGTGTCCTTACAGAAATTAGTGACTTACCAGATCTGGATGTAGTCCAGAAGGTGCTCAGACCTCAGGAAGAACCAGGCAGGTACTCCAGGCTTGAAGACTTTGTGTCTCTCCTGTGCGTCTTTAGAAGCTTTTATTGACCTTTCTAATCACAATTCCCACCCACGCCCCTCCACATATCCGCTGCTAGCTTCCAATCAAAAAGTGATATCTGATTGCATTTGTGAAGCTCCACCCAGTTAATCCTGATTGGGTGTTTGGCTCTCCCCAGATTAATGGATTGCATCAGATGTCCATTCATATCACATATCTATATTCAGTTCGTGAAGCAAGAAATTGACAGTGTTAGGGATAGGGTAGAAGTCAAGAATACATTCATTCAAgggtgggtgaggtggctcatacctgtaatcccagcactttggaaggacaaggtgagtagatcacctgatgtcagaagttcaagaccagccaggtcaaaaaggtgaaaccccgtctctacaaaaatacaaaaatacaaaaattagcctggcatgatggcaggtgcctgaaacccagcgactcaggaggctgaggcaggagaattgcttgaacccaggaggcaatggttgcagtgagccaaaattgtgccactgcactccagtctgggtgacagagggagattctgtcaaaaaataaaatttaattcattcatgaaCTCCACAAACACTGATGGAATTTTACTAATATGTGAACTTCATAGTCTTGAGTGTGAGGCAGGGAAGGATTTGATCTGTTCCCGACattagacagaaaaataaaatctgaaagtaatgTTGTTAGGAGATCTTTTGCCacatcaaaatagaaaaatgctttatactttaaaaagctttataaaaACAGAGGAGTCATCCCtacaaaatcagaataaaaatctCAATTTATCGAATGGTCTTGGGGATTTTATATAACCTAAGGTAGCGGATTACATGCTCGTGCTGGTGGAGGAGAGGTGCCACTGAGGGCGTGAGTGGTCTCAGGGCTTAGGTTAAGGCTTCtttggaagaaattgaaaccaaaTCGATAAACTTCATAAATTTAATCAGTgaagaagggagggggagaaacaaaaataaaccaagcttGCAACACATTCAGCATTCATCAGGAGGTCAGCTTGCTCTCTGACCTGGTTCCTTATGGTTGCTGGCAGCCTACTGTTCCAAAATCATATAGACCTTAGATTATAGTTCCCCTTAACTTCCCTGCAGACAACAATTTAAGCATTGTGAAACATTAACTTTTTTCATTTGTCATATTCTTTCAGATTCTGCATGTCAGTGAAACTACTGATGCCAGCTGATCTAAATGGGCCCTGCAAGGCACTAACGCAAAGAATGCAGTTTCTAGATCCTGTTGACTTCTTCCCTCTTATCGCTACCCCGACTTTCCAGCCCCTTGCTATCCAGGATCCACTGGAAATGCTCAGTACTCCTTGGGGGGATGAATTTGAGGATCTCCTCCTAACTTCTCATTCAGCCACCCTGTGATCATTAAACtctctgctgcaaaccctgctgtctcaGAATATTGCTAAGCTACTGTGCAGCAGGCATAGGAACCTCATGGTCCTGTAATAAAGTCATGACAAAATTACAAATGGAAGTGAGGGTGGAGCTGGTCAGGGTTGAGCTGGGTTTTTAATGGGAACCTGGGAGTGAACCAAGACTTGGTGAACATGTTGGGGGTTATTGAGTGGGTGGAGGATGAATCTATCCAACATTGCATGGTTGCCCCTTTGGTTTTGATCCTTATGACCAAGTATGAGTCTTTCAAAACAATTTATATAATCctccttatttttcctttcaaaacctTCAACTTCCTTTATCTCCCCCAATAATCTCACATCTACTCCCATTTCTTTGCTTACttcataatacattttttttttttacagagtcttctTCTCTGTTAAGTAGACCATATATTTTGTTGCCACACAAGATGAGTAACCTGGTTCTATGGACAGAAAGGGTCAAAAGGATCCCATTCCTCAACAGCTGGGGGTGATGTAAAGGTCATGGTTATTCCTTGTCATATCTGCACCTGCATATTGCCAGTGAAAACTTGCAGGTCACATTGGGCAGGTTTCCAAATTAACCACCTGTGGAAGGTCTTTCGATTGGCTTACATCCTGTCCCTGAGTAAAGTGTCTGATCATGAGTTCATGAGTGCCTCAAACCCCACAAGTATTGATGAAGGCTTCACCCACTGACAGTGAGAAGGACGCTGATTTGATTC is a window encoding:
- the LOC115933180 gene encoding PRAME family member 15-like, coding for MKMSIRTPPRLLELAGRSLLRDQALAMSTLEELPTELFPPLFMEAFSRKHCEALKLMVQAWPFRRLPLRPLIKMPCLEAFQAVLDGLDALLTQGVHPRRWKLQVLDLQDVCENFWMVWSEAMAHGCFFNANRNKKAVQDCPRMRGQQPLTVFVDLWLKNRTLDEYLTYLLLWVKQRRDLLHLCCKKLKILGIPFRNIRSILKMVNLDCIQEVEVNCRWKLPILTQFTPYLGHMRNLQKLVLSHMGFSRYVSTEQKKEIVTQFTTQFLKLRCLQKLYMNSVSFLEGHLDQLLSCLKTSLKVLTITNCVLLESDLKHLSQCPSISQLKTLDLSGIRLTNYSLVPLQILLEKVAATLEYLDLDDCGIIDSQVNAILPALSRCFELNTFSFCGNPISMATLENLLSHTIILKNLCVELYPAPRESYGADGTLCWSRFAQIRAELMKRVRDLRHPNRIFFCTDYCPDCGNRSFYDLEADQYCC